From the genome of Glycine max cultivar Williams 82 chromosome 2, Glycine_max_v4.0, whole genome shotgun sequence, one region includes:
- the LOC106797560 gene encoding zinc finger BED domain-containing protein DAYSLEEPER produces the protein MEISPEVKKAVCRYCKSKFATGGNGSSTTHLKRHSKICIQKKAKTTAKSRQPTIPFQPSNSNNLFMIPGVRYSNKKMREIIATAIMVHEYPFSVVEDSIWMWAFQYANPDFHKVTHKTARNDCLALFEMEKKTLKKFLKSVSKIILTTNMWKSSHQVVEYMVITGHFIDARWNLQKRVLSFVKVPAPRRVQDGLNTIKDIIFNIRESVKYINLNDARLKAFCVVVEQKRLKEMKLVIDCPTRWNSTFNMFSTTLKFKIAFASYKEKEPHYNYAPSLEEWNQVEKVCKLLEVFNLATHVISGSEYPTANLYLAEVWKVKQILDKEIEDEDLFIREMAVVTSFDKIMSMLCEKEVVSPIKSELQDYLDEGIYVPNTNSFTVLDWWRNNSMKYKILSIAVVHNN, from the exons ATGGAAATCTCCCCCGAGGTGAAGAAAGCTGTTTGCAGATATTGCAAAAGTAAATTTGCTACTGGTGGAAATGGGTCAAGTACTACCCATTTGAAAAGACATTCCAAAATTTGCATTCAAAAGAAGGCTAAAACAACTGCTAAAAGTAGACAACCCACCATTCCATTCCAgccttcaaattcaaataaccTTTTTATGATTCCCGGTGTTAGATACTCTAACAAAAAGATGAGGGAAATAATTGCAACTGCTATCATGGTTCATGAATATCCTTTTAGTGTTGTTGAGGATTCTATTTGGATGTGGGCCTTCCAATATGCAAACCCTGATTTTCATAAGGTTACACATAAAACTGCAAGAAATGATTGTTTGGCATTGTTTGAGATGGAGAAGAAAACATTGAAGAAATTCTTAAAAAGTGTGAGCAAGATCATTTTAACTACAAATATGTGGAAATCTAGCCATCAAGTAGTTGAATATATGGTTATTACTGGACATTTCATTGACGCAAGATGGAATCTTCAAAAAAGAGTTTTAAGTTTTGTGAAAGTGCCTGCTCCAAGGCGTG TGCAAGATGGCCTTAATACAATTAAGGATATCATTTTCAATATTCGTGAAAGTGTCAAATATATTAACCTCAACGATGCAAGACTAAAGGCATTTTGTGTTGTTGTTGAGCAAAAACGCTTGAAAGAAATGAAACTTGTTATTGATTGTCCAACAAGATGGAATTCAACCTTTAATATGTTTTCAACTACTTTGAAATTTAAGATTGCATTTGCTTCTTACAAAGAAAAAGAGCCTCACTATAATTATGCACCTTCACTTGAGGAGTGGAATCAAGTTGAGAAAGTTTGTAAGCTGCTGGAAGTTTTTAATCTTGCTACTCATGTCATCTCAG GTAGTGAGTATCCGACTGCAAATTTGTATTTGGCAGAAGTTTGGAAGGTTAAACAAATACTTGATAAGGAGATTGAAGACGAAGATCTCTTCATAAGGGAAATGGCAG TTGTCACTAGTTTTGACAAAATTATGAGCATGCTTTGTGAAAAGGAGGTAGTTTCTCCTATAAAATCAGAATTGCAAGATTATCTTGATGAAGGTATTTATGTTCCTAACACTAATTCCTTTACTGTTTTGGACTGGTGGAGGAACAATAGCATGAAATATAAGATATTATCCATAGCagttgtgcacaacaactag
- the LOC100527932 gene encoding putative folylpolyglutamate synthase: protein MITTSNIYTKCGMVGVSHFPWGHMKSTVKTKWVYSCLPAFTSINNFAGQRFIYKTSSEVLFERESNAVTDGRLQNFPVSSYETAMEKISSLITRQRRGEKPPISNKLEIMSLYLKILGLDEDINKLNIIHVAGTKGKGSTCIFCEAILRECGFRTGVFTSPHLIDVRERFRIDGIDISEDKFLQYFWDCWNRLEENTTEQLSMPPLFLFLTILAFKIFISEQVDAAIIEVGLGGKEDSTNVIKEPTVCGITSLGMDHTEILGDTLGQIASHKAGIFKPKVPAFTVPQPPEAMDVILERAKELMVPLEVTEPFDCKQMKGLELGLSGDHQFYNAALAVSLSRCWLQRTGNWGKKYQKDSNLPDEFIRGLSTAHFSGRAQIVYDSSPNSDCSEILSKNCGGELIFYLDGAHSPESMETCAKWFSNAVKRYEISSHSSFEVENAEESLENGHFLHESKTLEQLEKSFRRILLFNCLDVRNPHILLPRLVNTCASSGIYFSRALFVPNMSKYSKVTSGASVISSDLHGIDLSWQFNLQRIWEKITHGKEMTTLLEKDFKIDNKEILPPHEFLYDDASSGCHSHNYLARSAVIPSLPLTIKWLRDCVRDHPSTRLQVLVTGSLHLVGDVLKLLKR from the exons ATGATAACTACTAGCAATATTTACACTAAGTGTGGGATGGTAGGAGTATCACATTTCCCTTGGGGGCATATGAAATCCACCGTCAAGACAAAATGGGTTTATTCTTGTTTACCTGCATTTACAAGCATAAATAATTTCGCAGGGCAAA GATTTATATATAAGACGTCATCTGAAGTTCTTTTTGAAAGGGAAAGCAATGCTGTCACAGATGGACGATTGCAAAATTTCCCAGTGTCTTCATACGAAACTGCCATGGAAAAAATTTCCTCTCTTATTACTCGCCAAAGGCGTGGGGAAAAGCCACCGATTTCCAACAAATTAGAAATAATGTCATTGTATCTCAAG ATATTGGGTTTGGATGAAGATATAAATAAGCTCAACATTATTCATGTGGCAGGCACAAAGGGGAAG GGTTCAACATGCATATTCTGTGAGGCAATATTAAGGGAGTGTGGCTTTCGCACAGGAGTTTTCACATCCCCTCACCTAATTGACGTGCGTGAACGATTTCGTATAGACGG GATTGACATATCTGAAGACAAGTTTTTACAGTATTTCTGGGATTGTTGGAACCGATTGGAG GAAAATACAACAGAGCAGCTTTCAATGCCACCACTATTTCTGTTTCTTACTATATTGGCCTTCAAAATATTTATCTCTGAACAG GTTGATGCTGCCATAATAGAAGTTGGTCTTGGAGGCAAAGAAGACTCAACTAATGTG ATTAAAGAACCTACTGTTTGTGGCATTACTTCTCTAGGCATGGATCATACTGAGATATTAG GAGATACTCTTGGACAGATAGCTTCACACAAGGCAGGGATTTTTAAG CCTAAGGTACCTGCCTTCACAGTACCCCAACCTCCTGAAGCAATGGATGTTATCCTTGAGAGGGCCAAAGAACTAATG GTTCCACTGGAAGTGACTGAACCTTTCGATTGTAAACAAATGAAGGGATTAGAGCTTGGTTTATCTGGTGATCACCAATTCTATAATGCTGCTCTTGCCGTCTCACTTTCTAGATGCTGGCTTCAGAGAACAGGGAACTggggaaaaaaatatcaaaag GATTCTAATTTGCCAGATGAGTTTATTAGAGGACTTTCAACTGCCCATTTTTCTGGAAGGGCTCAGATTGTTTATGACTCTTCTCCAAATTCTGACTGCTCAGAAATCTTGTCTAAAAATTGTGGTGGAGAGttgatattttatttggatGGAGCTCATAGTCCAGAGAGCATGGAGACTTGCGCAAAGTGGTTCTCTAATGCCGTAAAAAGATATGAAATTTCATCACATTCATCTTTTGAAGTAGAAAATGCAGAGGAATCTTTAGAAAATGGTCACTTCCTACATGAAAGCAAGACATTGGAGCAGCTGGAGAAATCTTTTAGGCGG ATTCTTCTATTCAATTGCTTAGATGTGAGAAATCCCCATATTTTGCTTCCACGGCTGGTAAATACATGCGCTTCTTCAG GTATTTATTTCTCAAGAGCACTTTTTGTCCCAAATATGTCAAAGTATAGTAAGGTTACTTCTGGTGCATCAGTTATTTCTTCTGATCTCCATGGCATAGACCTATCATGGCAATTTAACCTCCAAAGAATCTGGGAGAAGATTACGCACGGGAAAG AAATGACCACTTTGCTTGAAAAGGATTTCAAGATAGATAACAAGGAGATCTTACCACCTCATGAATTTCTTTACGATGATGCTTCAAGTGGCTGCCATTCTCATAACTATCTGGCACGCAGTGCAGTAATTCCTTCATTGCCATTGACAATAAAATGGCTGCGGGACTGTGTTAGAGACCATCCTTCCACAAGACTTCAG GTTCTTGTCACTGGATCACTGCATCTTGTTGGAGATGTACTAAAGCTCTTGAAAAGATGA
- the LOC100527932 gene encoding putative folylpolyglutamate synthase isoform X2 gives MITTSNIYTKCGMVGVSHFPWGHMKSTVKTKWVYSCLPAFTSINNFAGQRFIYKTSSEVLFERESNAVTDGRLQNFPVSSYETAMEKISSLITRQRRGEKPPISNKLEIMSLYLKILGLDEDINKLNIIHVAGTKGKGSTCIFCEAILRECGFRTGVFTSPHLIDVRERFRIDGIDISEDKFLQYFWDCWNRLEENTTEQLSMPPLFLFLTILAFKIFISEQVDAAIIEVGLGGKEDSTNVIKEPTVCGITSLGMDHTEILGDTLGQIASHKAGIFKVPLEVTEPFDCKQMKGLELGLSGDHQFYNAALAVSLSRCWLQRTGNWGKKYQKDSNLPDEFIRGLSTAHFSGRAQIVYDSSPNSDCSEILSKNCGGELIFYLDGAHSPESMETCAKWFSNAVKRYEISSHSSFEVENAEESLENGHFLHESKTLEQLEKSFRRILLFNCLDVRNPHILLPRLVNTCASSGIYFSRALFVPNMSKYSKVTSGASVISSDLHGIDLSWQFNLQRIWEKITHGKEMTTLLEKDFKIDNKEILPPHEFLYDDASSGCHSHNYLARSAVIPSLPLTIKWLRDCVRDHPSTRLQVLVTGSLHLVGDVLKLLKR, from the exons ATGATAACTACTAGCAATATTTACACTAAGTGTGGGATGGTAGGAGTATCACATTTCCCTTGGGGGCATATGAAATCCACCGTCAAGACAAAATGGGTTTATTCTTGTTTACCTGCATTTACAAGCATAAATAATTTCGCAGGGCAAA GATTTATATATAAGACGTCATCTGAAGTTCTTTTTGAAAGGGAAAGCAATGCTGTCACAGATGGACGATTGCAAAATTTCCCAGTGTCTTCATACGAAACTGCCATGGAAAAAATTTCCTCTCTTATTACTCGCCAAAGGCGTGGGGAAAAGCCACCGATTTCCAACAAATTAGAAATAATGTCATTGTATCTCAAG ATATTGGGTTTGGATGAAGATATAAATAAGCTCAACATTATTCATGTGGCAGGCACAAAGGGGAAG GGTTCAACATGCATATTCTGTGAGGCAATATTAAGGGAGTGTGGCTTTCGCACAGGAGTTTTCACATCCCCTCACCTAATTGACGTGCGTGAACGATTTCGTATAGACGG GATTGACATATCTGAAGACAAGTTTTTACAGTATTTCTGGGATTGTTGGAACCGATTGGAG GAAAATACAACAGAGCAGCTTTCAATGCCACCACTATTTCTGTTTCTTACTATATTGGCCTTCAAAATATTTATCTCTGAACAG GTTGATGCTGCCATAATAGAAGTTGGTCTTGGAGGCAAAGAAGACTCAACTAATGTG ATTAAAGAACCTACTGTTTGTGGCATTACTTCTCTAGGCATGGATCATACTGAGATATTAG GAGATACTCTTGGACAGATAGCTTCACACAAGGCAGGGATTTTTAAG GTTCCACTGGAAGTGACTGAACCTTTCGATTGTAAACAAATGAAGGGATTAGAGCTTGGTTTATCTGGTGATCACCAATTCTATAATGCTGCTCTTGCCGTCTCACTTTCTAGATGCTGGCTTCAGAGAACAGGGAACTggggaaaaaaatatcaaaag GATTCTAATTTGCCAGATGAGTTTATTAGAGGACTTTCAACTGCCCATTTTTCTGGAAGGGCTCAGATTGTTTATGACTCTTCTCCAAATTCTGACTGCTCAGAAATCTTGTCTAAAAATTGTGGTGGAGAGttgatattttatttggatGGAGCTCATAGTCCAGAGAGCATGGAGACTTGCGCAAAGTGGTTCTCTAATGCCGTAAAAAGATATGAAATTTCATCACATTCATCTTTTGAAGTAGAAAATGCAGAGGAATCTTTAGAAAATGGTCACTTCCTACATGAAAGCAAGACATTGGAGCAGCTGGAGAAATCTTTTAGGCGG ATTCTTCTATTCAATTGCTTAGATGTGAGAAATCCCCATATTTTGCTTCCACGGCTGGTAAATACATGCGCTTCTTCAG GTATTTATTTCTCAAGAGCACTTTTTGTCCCAAATATGTCAAAGTATAGTAAGGTTACTTCTGGTGCATCAGTTATTTCTTCTGATCTCCATGGCATAGACCTATCATGGCAATTTAACCTCCAAAGAATCTGGGAGAAGATTACGCACGGGAAAG AAATGACCACTTTGCTTGAAAAGGATTTCAAGATAGATAACAAGGAGATCTTACCACCTCATGAATTTCTTTACGATGATGCTTCAAGTGGCTGCCATTCTCATAACTATCTGGCACGCAGTGCAGTAATTCCTTCATTGCCATTGACAATAAAATGGCTGCGGGACTGTGTTAGAGACCATCCTTCCACAAGACTTCAG GTTCTTGTCACTGGATCACTGCATCTTGTTGGAGATGTACTAAAGCTCTTGAAAAGATGA
- the LOC100527932 gene encoding putative folylpolyglutamate synthase isoform X1, protein MITTSNIYTKCGMVGVSHFPWGHMKSTVKTKWVYSCLPAFTSINNFAGQRFIYKTSSEVLFERESNAVTDGRLQNFPVSSYETAMEKISSLITRQRRGEKPPISNKLEIMSLYLKILGLDEDINKLNIIHVAGTKGKGSTCIFCEAILRECGFRTGVFTSPHLIDVRERFRIDGIDISEDKFLQYFWDCWNRLEENTTEQLSMPPLFLFLTILAFKIFISEQVDAAIIEVGLGGKEDSTNVIKEPTVCGITSLGMDHTEILGDTLGQIASHKAGIFKPKVPAFTVPQPPEAMDVILERAKELMVPLEVTEPFDCKQMKGLELGLSGDHQFYNAALAVSLSRCWLQRTGNWGKKYQKDSNLPDEFIRGLSTAHFSGRAQIVYDSSPNSDCSEILSKNCGGELIFYLDGAHSPESMETCAKWFSNAVKRYEISSHSSFEVENAEESLENGHFLHESKTLEQLEKSFRRILLFNCLDVRNPHILLPRLVNTCASSVISSDLHGIDLSWQFNLQRIWEKITHGKEMTTLLEKDFKIDNKEILPPHEFLYDDASSGCHSHNYLARSAVIPSLPLTIKWLRDCVRDHPSTRLQVLVTGSLHLVGDVLKLLKR, encoded by the exons ATGATAACTACTAGCAATATTTACACTAAGTGTGGGATGGTAGGAGTATCACATTTCCCTTGGGGGCATATGAAATCCACCGTCAAGACAAAATGGGTTTATTCTTGTTTACCTGCATTTACAAGCATAAATAATTTCGCAGGGCAAA GATTTATATATAAGACGTCATCTGAAGTTCTTTTTGAAAGGGAAAGCAATGCTGTCACAGATGGACGATTGCAAAATTTCCCAGTGTCTTCATACGAAACTGCCATGGAAAAAATTTCCTCTCTTATTACTCGCCAAAGGCGTGGGGAAAAGCCACCGATTTCCAACAAATTAGAAATAATGTCATTGTATCTCAAG ATATTGGGTTTGGATGAAGATATAAATAAGCTCAACATTATTCATGTGGCAGGCACAAAGGGGAAG GGTTCAACATGCATATTCTGTGAGGCAATATTAAGGGAGTGTGGCTTTCGCACAGGAGTTTTCACATCCCCTCACCTAATTGACGTGCGTGAACGATTTCGTATAGACGG GATTGACATATCTGAAGACAAGTTTTTACAGTATTTCTGGGATTGTTGGAACCGATTGGAG GAAAATACAACAGAGCAGCTTTCAATGCCACCACTATTTCTGTTTCTTACTATATTGGCCTTCAAAATATTTATCTCTGAACAG GTTGATGCTGCCATAATAGAAGTTGGTCTTGGAGGCAAAGAAGACTCAACTAATGTG ATTAAAGAACCTACTGTTTGTGGCATTACTTCTCTAGGCATGGATCATACTGAGATATTAG GAGATACTCTTGGACAGATAGCTTCACACAAGGCAGGGATTTTTAAG CCTAAGGTACCTGCCTTCACAGTACCCCAACCTCCTGAAGCAATGGATGTTATCCTTGAGAGGGCCAAAGAACTAATG GTTCCACTGGAAGTGACTGAACCTTTCGATTGTAAACAAATGAAGGGATTAGAGCTTGGTTTATCTGGTGATCACCAATTCTATAATGCTGCTCTTGCCGTCTCACTTTCTAGATGCTGGCTTCAGAGAACAGGGAACTggggaaaaaaatatcaaaag GATTCTAATTTGCCAGATGAGTTTATTAGAGGACTTTCAACTGCCCATTTTTCTGGAAGGGCTCAGATTGTTTATGACTCTTCTCCAAATTCTGACTGCTCAGAAATCTTGTCTAAAAATTGTGGTGGAGAGttgatattttatttggatGGAGCTCATAGTCCAGAGAGCATGGAGACTTGCGCAAAGTGGTTCTCTAATGCCGTAAAAAGATATGAAATTTCATCACATTCATCTTTTGAAGTAGAAAATGCAGAGGAATCTTTAGAAAATGGTCACTTCCTACATGAAAGCAAGACATTGGAGCAGCTGGAGAAATCTTTTAGGCGG ATTCTTCTATTCAATTGCTTAGATGTGAGAAATCCCCATATTTTGCTTCCACGGCTGGTAAATACATGCGCTTCTTCAG TTATTTCTTCTGATCTCCATGGCATAGACCTATCATGGCAATTTAACCTCCAAAGAATCTGGGAGAAGATTACGCACGGGAAAG AAATGACCACTTTGCTTGAAAAGGATTTCAAGATAGATAACAAGGAGATCTTACCACCTCATGAATTTCTTTACGATGATGCTTCAAGTGGCTGCCATTCTCATAACTATCTGGCACGCAGTGCAGTAATTCCTTCATTGCCATTGACAATAAAATGGCTGCGGGACTGTGTTAGAGACCATCCTTCCACAAGACTTCAG GTTCTTGTCACTGGATCACTGCATCTTGTTGGAGATGTACTAAAGCTCTTGAAAAGATGA
- the LOC100527932 gene encoding putative folylpolyglutamate synthase isoform X3, whose translation MEKISSLITRQRRGEKPPISNKLEIMSLYLKILGLDEDINKLNIIHVAGTKGKGSTCIFCEAILRECGFRTGVFTSPHLIDVRERFRIDGIDISEDKFLQYFWDCWNRLEENTTEQLSMPPLFLFLTILAFKIFISEQVDAAIIEVGLGGKEDSTNVIKEPTVCGITSLGMDHTEILGDTLGQIASHKAGIFKPKVPAFTVPQPPEAMDVILERAKELMVPLEVTEPFDCKQMKGLELGLSGDHQFYNAALAVSLSRCWLQRTGNWGKKYQKDSNLPDEFIRGLSTAHFSGRAQIVYDSSPNSDCSEILSKNCGGELIFYLDGAHSPESMETCAKWFSNAVKRYEISSHSSFEVENAEESLENGHFLHESKTLEQLEKSFRRILLFNCLDVRNPHILLPRLVNTCASSGIYFSRALFVPNMSKYSKVTSGASVISSDLHGIDLSWQFNLQRIWEKITHGKEMTTLLEKDFKIDNKEILPPHEFLYDDASSGCHSHNYLARSAVIPSLPLTIKWLRDCVRDHPSTRLQVLVTGSLHLVGDVLKLLKR comes from the exons ATGGAAAAAATTTCCTCTCTTATTACTCGCCAAAGGCGTGGGGAAAAGCCACCGATTTCCAACAAATTAGAAATAATGTCATTGTATCTCAAG ATATTGGGTTTGGATGAAGATATAAATAAGCTCAACATTATTCATGTGGCAGGCACAAAGGGGAAG GGTTCAACATGCATATTCTGTGAGGCAATATTAAGGGAGTGTGGCTTTCGCACAGGAGTTTTCACATCCCCTCACCTAATTGACGTGCGTGAACGATTTCGTATAGACGG GATTGACATATCTGAAGACAAGTTTTTACAGTATTTCTGGGATTGTTGGAACCGATTGGAG GAAAATACAACAGAGCAGCTTTCAATGCCACCACTATTTCTGTTTCTTACTATATTGGCCTTCAAAATATTTATCTCTGAACAG GTTGATGCTGCCATAATAGAAGTTGGTCTTGGAGGCAAAGAAGACTCAACTAATGTG ATTAAAGAACCTACTGTTTGTGGCATTACTTCTCTAGGCATGGATCATACTGAGATATTAG GAGATACTCTTGGACAGATAGCTTCACACAAGGCAGGGATTTTTAAG CCTAAGGTACCTGCCTTCACAGTACCCCAACCTCCTGAAGCAATGGATGTTATCCTTGAGAGGGCCAAAGAACTAATG GTTCCACTGGAAGTGACTGAACCTTTCGATTGTAAACAAATGAAGGGATTAGAGCTTGGTTTATCTGGTGATCACCAATTCTATAATGCTGCTCTTGCCGTCTCACTTTCTAGATGCTGGCTTCAGAGAACAGGGAACTggggaaaaaaatatcaaaag GATTCTAATTTGCCAGATGAGTTTATTAGAGGACTTTCAACTGCCCATTTTTCTGGAAGGGCTCAGATTGTTTATGACTCTTCTCCAAATTCTGACTGCTCAGAAATCTTGTCTAAAAATTGTGGTGGAGAGttgatattttatttggatGGAGCTCATAGTCCAGAGAGCATGGAGACTTGCGCAAAGTGGTTCTCTAATGCCGTAAAAAGATATGAAATTTCATCACATTCATCTTTTGAAGTAGAAAATGCAGAGGAATCTTTAGAAAATGGTCACTTCCTACATGAAAGCAAGACATTGGAGCAGCTGGAGAAATCTTTTAGGCGG ATTCTTCTATTCAATTGCTTAGATGTGAGAAATCCCCATATTTTGCTTCCACGGCTGGTAAATACATGCGCTTCTTCAG GTATTTATTTCTCAAGAGCACTTTTTGTCCCAAATATGTCAAAGTATAGTAAGGTTACTTCTGGTGCATCAGTTATTTCTTCTGATCTCCATGGCATAGACCTATCATGGCAATTTAACCTCCAAAGAATCTGGGAGAAGATTACGCACGGGAAAG AAATGACCACTTTGCTTGAAAAGGATTTCAAGATAGATAACAAGGAGATCTTACCACCTCATGAATTTCTTTACGATGATGCTTCAAGTGGCTGCCATTCTCATAACTATCTGGCACGCAGTGCAGTAATTCCTTCATTGCCATTGACAATAAAATGGCTGCGGGACTGTGTTAGAGACCATCCTTCCACAAGACTTCAG GTTCTTGTCACTGGATCACTGCATCTTGTTGGAGATGTACTAAAGCTCTTGAAAAGATGA